CGGTATTGCGTTTGCCATCCCCTCGGAGACCACCCAGACCGTGGTCGCCGCCCTGCGCGAAACCGGCACGGTCTCGCGCGGCTGGATCGGCGTCCAGATCCAGCCGGTCACCGAAGAGATCGCCGAGAGCCTCAGGCTCGCCCGGCCGGAAGGCGCCCTGGTCGCCGGCGTCCAGGCCGGCAGCCCGGCGGCACGCGCCGAGCTCAGGCCGTCCGACGTGATCACCGCGGTCGACGGTCAGCCGGTGAAGGATGCCCGTGATCTCAGCCGCCGCATCGGCACCGCCCATCCCGGCGCGACCGTCAAGCTGACGGTCCAGCGTGACGGCGCCGAGCGCAGCATCAACCTGACGCTTGGTCAGATCCCGAACGAGCGTCAGGCGGCGGCGCGCGGTGGCGATCAGCCGAACGAGCCGCGTGGCGATCAGTCGGCCGGCCCGCAGGTTCCGCGCCTCGGCCTGTCGCTCCAGCCGGCCGGCCGCGGCGGCAAGTTCGGCGGCAGCGGCGAAGGCCTCGTGGTCACCGAGGTCGACCCATCGGGGCCGGCTGCCCAGCGTGGCGTCCGTGAGGGCGACATCATCATCGATGTCGCGGGACGGGCGGTCGCCTCCACCCGCGACGTGCACGAGGCGCTGGCCGCAGCACGCGCCCAGGGCCGCCGTTCGGCGCTGATCCGGCTGCGTTCCGGCGACGGCCAGCGCTTCATCGCCATCCCGCTCAACGCGGGCTGAAAAAAAAGTCGCGTGGGTTCGAACCTTTTTCGGACCCACGCCGACACATAAGCGATCCGGCGTGGCAACCCCCCAGTCGCCCCCCGCTGCGTCGGATCGGTCTCGGGCGAGGCGGACGGATCACCCACCGTTCGCCTCGTTCCCGTTCTGGCCCTTCCCGCTGGCGCATTCAGCGTCTGGCGATTGGCACGAGACCTCCCTACCATGCCCGACATGCGGATTCTGATTGTCGAAGACGACCGTGATGCGGCGTCCTATCTGGTCAAGGCGTTCAAGGAAGCCGGCCACGTCGCGGACCATGCCGCCGACGGTGAGACCGGCCTGGCGCTCGCCGAAGGCGGTCCTTATGACGTGCTGGTCGTCGACCGCATGCTGCCGAAAAAGGACGGACTGACGCTGATCGGCGAGTTGCGCCGCTCGGGGCGCGAGACGCCGGTGCTGATCCTCTCCGCGCTCGGCCAGGTCGACGACCGGGTCAAAGGCCTGCGCGCCGGCGGCGACGACTATTTGCCCAAGCCCTATTCCTTCTCGGAACTGCTCGCCCGTGTCGAGGTCCTGTCGCGCCGCCGCGCTACCGGCACGCCGGAAACCGTCTATCGGGTTGGCGACCTCGAGCTCGACCGCCTGTCGCATCGCGTCACCCGCGCGGGTGAAGAAATCGTGCTGCAGCCGCGCGAGTTCCGCCTGCTCGAATATCTCATGAAGAATGCCGGCCAGGTGGTCACCCGCACCATGCTGCTCGAACATGTCTGGGACTATCACTTCGACCCGCAGACCAATGTCATCGACGTGCATGTCTCCCGGCTGCGCTCGAAGATCGACAAGGGTTTCAGCAAGGCGCTGATCCAGAC
This portion of the Phreatobacter stygius genome encodes:
- a CDS encoding response regulator transcription factor, coding for MRILIVEDDRDAASYLVKAFKEAGHVADHAADGETGLALAEGGPYDVLVVDRMLPKKDGLTLIGELRRSGRETPVLILSALGQVDDRVKGLRAGGDDYLPKPYSFSELLARVEVLSRRRATGTPETVYRVGDLELDRLSHRVTRAGEEIVLQPREFRLLEYLMKNAGQVVTRTMLLEHVWDYHFDPQTNVIDVHVSRLRSKIDKGFSKALIQTIRGAGYTVRA